Part of the Hevea brasiliensis isolate MT/VB/25A 57/8 chromosome 16, ASM3005281v1, whole genome shotgun sequence genome is shown below.
CACCCAGCTGATACTTTCATCGTCATTGCCGGCACCACCACCTATCCTGCCAGTCACCCTCAGCACCACCTTGCCACTTCCATCACCATCACTTGCCACCAGCCCCGCACCACCAACCATCCCTCCAACCATTGCTGCTGCTGCCTCGCCCTCCAACACCTCTCCACTATGCTACCACATCACAATCACCGTCCCACCTCCTTCAGTTCCACCATCAGCTATTGCTACTGCACCTTTGTTGTGGTTATTTAAAAAGTACATATGTAATAAAGGGTCGAGAAAAGCGAATAACCACGAGCTTGCTATGGGATTATTTGCCTTATCTTTTAAGTAGAAACAacaacttttatttttatttttttttccattttcattGCCACAGACTCACAGGAATTAACATATTTTCCTTTCATAGTTGCATGAATAACATATTTTCCTTTTCATTGTCacataaatgacatattttccttTCACTGTCACATGAATAACACAGCTAGTTACCCGTAATTGACACAACTGAGGTCGGACCAATGTTCATAATGGCCACTGCTAACCACAATCGCTGAAACAAGCATATCTAAAGTAAGAATCAAAGAAACTGAAGGTGAGGATAGTAAATACAACTACATTGCTCAAATCAGCTCCTCTCCATTCTTTAAGTAACAGTTTTCCAACAGTAACTCTCATATAGAAACATCTTGGCCAACAACAATTACAtagaaagtgttttttttttttccacgaTGTAAACCTAATCAAAATTCGAAAAAGAATCAGAAAGTTCCAAAACTTCAAAATGAAACATAAATTGCTTTCTAGCGAGACAAAATTGCATAAATTGCAAAGAGTACCTTACAAAACAAAAGCAAGATACCATCTTTATCTTCTCCCAGCAATCCTTAGTAATGGCGAAATTATGCCCTGTATCTCCTGCAGTGACTCTTGTATTCTGATCTCCTCCTCAACTGAGCGCTTGAGATTTCTGATATGACCCTTCAGTGCATCAGAACCTCTAATATCATCAGCTCGCATCTCAAGTACCTTTCTTGTTAACCCCATTAGCAACCCAGAATGTCTTGGCATAGTTGAGTACTTATGTAAGAATCCCAACAGCAATCCAAGCTCTTCCTCGTCTAAATTCGATACACATTTCAGCAACTTCCTCCTTGCAACCAGTTCCTCCATTACAGCTACCACATTCTCTGGATTCTTCCCGGTTAATGCTGAAACCAAAGCTTCCTTATGCCTGAACTTCTTCAACAATTTATCATGCTCTGCAAATTTCACCTTCTTTGGTCTCATTATCAAATAATCACCCTCATTTGGTTTCTCTCCCTGACTCCTGTGAAAGTACCTAAAATAGGTAGGCCTCAGAATCCGCCTCTGCGGCTCCTCCACACTCCCTAGCCCCAAGAAATCCCGTAATTCACTCTTTTCCTCATTTTCCTTCATCTTCCTCTTCCCACCAAATATAATCCCATTGGATGTTCCAATTGCTCTTGCCATACAATCCTGCGAAACCCCAACTGACATAAGCGGAGCAGGAAACCTCATTGAATGAGTAACCTTCATTTTGGCATAATCAAACACTTTCATATATCCATCCAAACCCACACTCATAATCCTATACTGAATTGTCTCCTCTCCATTCTCTTGCCCCATTATTTTCCCCACACAAATGGATGTAACAGTCTTGTTATGACTCTCCAAGGAATGCACCATCTTTCCTCCCCCAATCAAATCCCATATCTTCACAGTGTTGCCTCCTGCAGTAGCAATCATTCCACCAGAAGGCAAAAACATCACGTCCTCAATAGGCTTCCCATGGTTCACTTCTATCACTGATTTTTTACTCTCTACTCTCACATCCCACAACTTCACGGTGTGATCATAAGACCCAGTAACAAACATCTCTGCATTGACTGGAGAACAATCTCCACACCTCACATAATCCTTATGACCCAGCAAGTCCAAAACCACACTCTCCCCAGCAACATCCCAATACTTAACAACCGTATCATCGCCACCAGACACCAAATGTAGCTTGTCGTGAACAGGATACTTAACGAACCGGGCAGGACGAGTATGAGAGCGGAGGCGACGAAGTGGGGTCCGGGTTTTGACATCAAACACCTGTACAAGACCGGAGAGATCAGAGGCGGCAATAAGGGATCCATCTGAGCGGAAGGAGCAGGAAGAAACGACGTCAGAGAAGGAGGAGATGGAGGAGGTAGGAGAAAAGGTTTGAGAGGAGAAGAAAGTGAGGGAGGCAGAATTGGCGGCGGCGAAGAGATGAGAAGAGGGTACAGGAGAGAAGGCGATAGAAGGTATTGAAGAAATTAGGTTCTGGATTTGATGGGACTTGAAGGAGGACCAGTATTTGGATTCTGGGGATTTTGATGGGGTTCTGGGTTTGGGTTTTAGCTTGGGTTTTACAGGGAAGGCTTTGGAGATGGTGGTGTTTTGTTGGTGTTGGTCTGCCATGGAAGACGGTGAAGCAAAGCCAGACAGCTTAAGCCTGTGTTGTGTTAGGGTTTAGCAGACTCCACAAGCAACAAATGCTTAAAACGGGTTTTTTGTTatcaatttttaattcaatattttttttttcaccgtGTTCGGATTAGGATAGTCATATTCCAAAACTGGAATATAGTTATCCGCCCAGCCAAACGAGATCCAGGTTTGAAAATCTTCCGCAAACACTGCACCGGTACTCTAGCAAAACCAACCAACACGAAAATAGAGTCAACAAGGGACTTCTACAGCTGAATTGAACAACCCGACGAAGGAAGAATCGAGTGAATTAAATGGCAGAGAACAAGGAATCGACGTCGAGTTCACTGAGTCAAGGACTGACTCGTCATGACTCGGATCCAGATGATATCCCTAAGTCTCCACCTAGCTCCCCCAATTCCTCTACTCGCAAGGTAAAATTCGTTTGTTTCTCTTGAATCCGCTGAACAAATCTCTGGAACTAATAGATCTCTCTTTTGATAATTAGGCTTGCTATGCTGTTCTTCAGAGTTGGGTTTCGAAGAAGTTCATGACTGGATGGTAATGAGCTTAGTAagcgtttttcttttctttgcatttctctttttatttcttttttaattcttCGTTTTCTCTTTTCCTCTTCGCATAACATGGCTGAAATGGTGAAATTGCAGTGTGGTTCTCTTTCCTGTAGCTGTTACCTTTTTAGTTACTTGGTGTTTTATCCAGTTTGTTGATGGTTTCTTCAGCCCAATttatgctaaacttggcattgACATATTTGGTAAGACTTCAAGCCACTGATTTGTTTAGAGGATGATTGCTTCACTAAATAGCTGTAAACATGGTGGATGGTAATTATTGATTTATTCTGTGATTTAGCTTTCCTGATTAtcattttcatggtatttttatCATTGATGATTCTTTGTATATATTGTTTGAGACAGGACTTGGGTTTGTTACTTCACTGCTTTTTATATTCTTTGTTGGAATATTTGCTTCATCATGGATGGGTGCCACAGTTTTCTGGCTTGGAGaatggtttattaagcgaatgcCATTTATGAAGCACATATACTCAGCCTCCAAACAAATTAGTGCTGCTATTTCTCCAggtgttttgtttttctttttttgagtTTGTTATGTTCCATCACTAAAAAGTCCTCTTTTAAAGTTGTTGATATCAGGagggaagggggggggggggggggggggggttattATACTTGTAATTATTATGTTTTTTAGAACTGAAAGCTGTTACTAATATGCTATTTATATCTTGAATTCCTACCCATTGCTGTTTCTGATACAAGCAACTATAATTTTCCAACAAGTTATTATGACAGCAAATTTTTTCACAGAAGATGACTGGTTGCTTTAACCTACTCATTTTATATTATTATGCAATTCCATAGCCCTTCCGGAACACTAATTGTACAGAACTGAAGATGCAATAAACCATGATTTAGAAGAAATTTCTGTCAATTGTGGTGTCTTTAATTTTATTCTATCCACGGAATGGGAGGTTTTATAGTCTTGGCTGAACAAGTTATGATGACCATGGTTGCTTATGAATTGCCATCCAGTTCTGCTAGTACTTCTATCAGTTAGATCACAAGAAATTTCACCTTGTAAGAACCCATTATCCAATGTGGAGAAAGGAACAAACTTGTTGAAGTGAGAGATTTAGTTTTATAGTTTGCACTTCGCATTTCTCAAGAAGTGCTAGAAACCTAGAAGTGAGGTTGAATCAAGATAAGCCAATCAGTTTCAGTTGTTGGAAGTAAACAGGATATATCTAAATTATATCCAGCAACATCCCCAACACTGCAGATATTTTATTTGGCCGATCTTGATTTGATTGATATTGATTTCTGAGAACTTGAAATTTTCACAGAACCGTTATGTTCAGAGACCTGAAAATTAGATGAGACTTGCTGTGTTATGGACCTTATTTAGGTTTGGACATAGCATACAATTGATTAAGTTTTATTTAAGGATTTACTGTTGATTTGGGAAAATCTCCAATGGCCAAATTTTTATGATCATGTACAGTATATTTTGGTGCTCCATCTGGGTCGGTTGTATATATTTCTTTCATCTGTGACTTAAAATGAATCTACAAGTTATAACTGAAAGCTTCAAATAGTCCACAAACTCTATAATTAATTCCCCTTTTCTTGCAGACCAAAATACTACTGCTTTTAAAGAGGTTGCAATTATTCGTCATCCTCGCCATGGGGAATATGCATTTGGTTTCATCACATCTTCTGTTGTCCTTCAGGTGAATATTAATTTATCTAATTTATTTATGCTGATCTTTACTTGATAATTTGCTTTAACATTGCTGCCAGAACTACTTAAGACTGCATTAAATTATATTTGCTCGTCTGACACTGTAGATGAAAAGTAGGAATGAGAAAGGAACTAACTAAAGCAACCTCTTACTGCATTATCCttcataggttttttttttttaaatgtcagAAAAAAGATATTTCTGTTCCTAGAGCCACCTGCTTGGAAGTAGTAATCTGCCTTCCCTACTTAATTGTAATTAAAAAAGATAACAGCAGCTTAATATAATATTTGAGGAATTATGTTTTGGAGAAATATGTTTTTGATAagagaaatttgaaagttgattgtCATGGCTACTTGGTTTCTTCACCACTTGAAGAATTATTCACACTTAACACATACAATTTTTGCCATGATGATTATACTGAAAAAGGACAAAACTGATAAGAGTGAGAAAAAGaccaaaaatgagagagagagagagagagagagagagagcaatttGAAATATCACTTCTATGCCAAATATTATCAGGTTCATTGGCTTGGTACTGAAACTTATTTCTGATGGCCAGTCGGTGACAATAACCTCATCCGCAAGTTTCGCTGGGCAATTTCAGGAAAATACTAATCTCTTTCTGAAATTTTGACATAAATAACAAAACTAACTAAAAGCAAGTGGACTGGCCCTTCTGCTATATTAATTTCAAATCTCAAGTTTTAGAACACCTGACGATCTTTCATTATATCATCATGATTAACAAAGCCCGATGATTGTTGATTCACAGTTTAGTTACAGTTCTATTTGATATTCTTTCTTATTGATGTGTTGGGATTGTCTCAATTCAGAGAGAAGATGGAGATGAAGAGTTATGCAGCGTTTATGTTCCAACAAACCATTTATACATTGGTGACATATTTCTGGTCAATTCTGATGAGATCATAAGACCAAACTTGTCTATTCGGGAAGGCATAGGTCTGGTTATTCCTTTTAACTTTAATTCCATTGTTGTGAGCTGTGTTTTTAGTTTCCTGTTCCTTTTTCCCCTTGATGATGTgcttaattaaaatgaaaatatatttgaattataACTGCTATAAGATATAAAATTTGCTGAGAAATTGAACCCTAGTTGATAAGGAAGAAGGGCCTCTTGGATTTAGGAAAAACTAGGCCTAGATTCATTTAAAATTGGCTCACACTTATACATGTGCATACATATGAGAAAAAAGAAAAGGTCTTCAAAGTTCAAACATTCTTTCTGTGGCAAACCTAATCACTTTCTCTCATCACTTCTTTGTCAATCGTCTGTAAATCTAAATCTTCCTTTACTCTCTTCACTGTCTCTATAACAAAAAATGCTCTTTTCATTGCCCCCACAACCAAACCCTTACTTCCCTTTCATCAAATCCCAAATGGCAAACCCGAAAACCCTCAAGGAAATAAAGTCCTCAAAATTTAAAAAGGCACCCAAATCAGAACAAAGTCTGCATTTCATTGGTGGTATTGCTCGGGATGCCATAAAGGGGATTGATGACATTTTGTAATTTGGGGTTGTGAGAAAGAAAGCAACTTGTGGTTTCAAATGCTTTGGCTTTGTTAGTTTTGCTGAACTTTCCATCTTTGGTAGGGTTCTTTAAGATAAGCATGTCGTTGATGGTAGAATAGTGGAAGTTTTTTTAACTATTATGTTGGTGACGATTTTTTGTTTTCTTGGTAATATTATTTGGTGTTTATGATCCAATTTGCTATCGTTTTTGTTAGTGGTCGTTGGATTATGGGTTGTTGTCCATTTTGCTCTATCTCAATCTCCTTATTTGTTTATTTCTCTTTGGTGTTGCTTTTATTGAGAGTCATTGGTTTAACTACTTTCTAGTCCTATTTGAGTTCATGGGATTTGCACTAACAGCTGATTGGGATGCCACAATAGCTCTCCAATAAGACTTGTCAGAATCTATCAACAATTACTCGATTGATGGATTGCTAAGTATAGTGCTACATTTGAACAAAAAATTTTCATGACCACTATAAAACTTCTGTGATGGGTTCAATGATCATTGGTGAATTTTACCCCATAATCAACAACAATAGTTACTAGAAAGCTCATAGGGCATCATACGATAACCATATTCAGAATGAGTTAACAAGTAAATTAATAACTTGCTGCCACTTCTGCTATTTGCTACAGCTTAAAGCAAATTATAGTTTCCTAAAGGAGATTGTATTTATCTCCTGCATGTCAGATATACATACCAGGAAGGAAGATAAGATGTTGCAATAGCAGAGGTCAGTATATTCTGAAGTATATAAGTATATAGACATGCAACTCTCAAATTAATGAAACTTTATGAAGTATTGAAATAAATTAGGCTTCCTGTAAAAAGTAGAAACATGGTTATATTGAGAGAAATTCTGCTGAGGGCTTTGACTGGTTTCTGACACAATTATTTAAACTGGCCTAATTTAGGAAGCCATCATGCCTTTATGGTGTGCCATGCAATcccttttttttttgggttgCATAACTGTTTGAGCTAGTTTTGCAGTATTGAATTCTGTTAACCCCAGCTGCTTTGCTTTGTAATACAGAGATCATTGTTTCAGTTGGGATGACAATGCCACAATTGATATCTTCTATAGAAAGGATTCCTCATCAGAGCAATAGGATCCCTCTTAGCAGAATTATATGAAGGTACAGAAGATAGTTGTAATTTGTAAATGTATGAAGGAACTTGATGTTTTCGTTGTTCAAGTTCGTCTCATGCAATGAAGCTTTTTTATTTCTCACAGGAATGGTTGACAATCCTAAAGGTGACAAAGAAAGTCACATTGTGTTTTCCTTGGCCAGATCTATTTTTTTAGAGATTTAGTTGGTCAGAGAATACAGCGCACATATGGAAAGGTGAAACCATGTAAACTCGGTATGACAACACATGTATATTTCATCTTATCGATTTGCTAGTGTAAGAAAGTGCTGGGTACCCCAGTTTGACTCTGGATAAAGGCAGTCATATTCATAGAATGTGCCAAATATCCACTTCTATTCTGTACAAAGGTCACAAGAAATGCCACACACTTCttttattttgcataaagattcaCCCCCTCTATACGTTTCTGTGGTGACTTTGTGTGCCAAATTCAATACCGACACAGATTTCTTTATCGAAGGTTGGTGATTTTTAATTGCTACCTGCaatgaatcttgaaccgatgatACAAGCAGATGTTACCTAACTGTTTAGTGTTTACCAGACCATCTTGAACAGGCACAGTTAGGTGTTGAAAACCTGACTGTTTACCAGAATTTCTGTTCATCCTTCTTTCACTATAATACTCTTGAAACGCTATATTCATGAAATGATGTTAGAAACTGTGTACTAGTGAATAATTTCTTGTCGCTGAAAAAGGTGATCCTGCTAGTTATGATGGACATTCTAGGAACAATAATGGTATAGTGCTAATTACAatggaagtggtttcatttcatgaTCCCAAATCCCAAGCTAGTGAAGTTATTTCCCTTAAACTGTTCTGATGCAATTTTGAGTTGAAATAAAGAGCATCAAACTGCTTATACAtctatactaaaaaaaaaaaaaaaaaaaaatgaagaaaaaagagAGATCCCTTACAAAAATTTGGGAATAAAAAAtcagactttttttttttatatatatatattttgacaAGTGAAAAAGCGTGTTAATCTCAAAGTAGATTGATCCAAAAGTTTTCTACCATCTATAAATTAGTGACATATTTCAGATATTTACTTGAAAATCTTATTATTCATGAGGTAAGTTAAGGCAAGAATAttcaagaaaatatgaaaataactATTTTTTTCAAACTTAGAAATCTCATTAAAAGGATAGAAATAAAAGAGCTATAAATGGCCTTATCTACCAAAGGAAGAGAAAACTACATAAATCATGGATATGAAAGAATTATCTTTATTAGTTCAATAGctgaaattaaatgaaaaaaaaaaaggagctaaGAGCCAGTCAAAGAAAGATCGACAACAGCCCTTCAATTGAGAGAATAATAGCCGTTAAACCGAGACAGAAAAAGATTGTGCAAACAGAAAGCCGAACAGAGAATTATGAATACTTTGAAATTGGAAAAAGGCTTGTTTGAATGATTCTTGGAAAGATTAACAGTGAAGTGGTGTTCCAATTTAGAAAGTtgaaacaaaataataaataaaaggtgtaaaaaacaaaaaataaaagaatCGCTAGAGGAAGGGGTTGAACCTTCGACCTTGTGGTTAACAGCCACACGCTCTAACCGACTGAGCTACTCCAGCTGCTTATCTTTGTTTTCGGCTAGTAAAAATGGAATGTGAAAACAATCAAGAACTacccaaaaaaatatatatatttggaAAAACTGTAAATGAACCAACCAATTTGGAAACTCTTAGCAGTAaaatataaatatcataaaaTAATGTTGGGTATAACATTTGCATATTTAATCACATTATTTGATAATGCAAAAAGGTTTTATGTAATGAAatgatatttatataatataattaattatacttaaaataatataatagtaattatataaaaaaataaatgtaatacttattttgaatttttaatttattattaatattatcaccACTACTACCATATCTTGTCATTACTATTATCATCATCACCATTGCCACTATTAATTGACTACTGCTATCATTATTTAGCCATTGCCACCTTTACTATCACCTATCCACTATCACCACTGCTACCTCATCTTGCCACCACTACCATCTAACCACTATTGTTGCTGCCACTGTCATCATTATCTCATCTTACCACTATCATCTAATCACTACTGTTGTCTCTACTACTACCATTTAACTAATACTACCACTCGACTATCAAGCATTACAACCATTATCACTCATTATTaacattataaaaaaattaaatattaaaattaaaattattattatattatactatttatatttttattttatgatcaaacataaaaatataataacGAGTACATTACATTGCGTTGTACCAAACGTGCCCTTAAGTGTGAAAAGAGTATACAAGTAATTGACGGCTTAGATTTGACAATCATACGCTTCTAAATTTTTGGAGTAAGATTTCAATTCTTAAATTTgacattaaattaattatataatgggTGAAAAGCTTAAGGATAAAAGGGTACATTTTCTTTTACCTCAATATTATTATAGCTACCTccgaattcataaaataatttaaattttaattagttaagtaaataaataaaagcgacattattaaaaaaattaagcatAAATACACTTTGATTTTCTAGTAATAGATATCTTCATGCATGAAGAATGAATAATTTGGTCGCTGGAGAAAAATCAAGCCTGAAATCCTATGAACTATAAGCCACTTGCAACCATTTCCTGAAAAAACATTTAATAGCAGAGGATATTGTCGAGTAAAAACACATACACAAGACAGACCACTGAGTGAGACCTTCAACGGACATTTACCAAACTCCAATCAACAGAGAAAAGAGAGGAGAGAGGAGGAGAAGCAACTGTCAAcagaagaggaggaagaagaatgAGTAAATGAAATGGACAAAAACGATGGGACCTGCAAATGCAAAGCAAAGCAGGTCACAGAACAAATTGGGCGTTGGATTAAGAATATAACAGAAAAGGCCTGGTTAGCCTCCTGAATTACAAGCAATATATAACAATGATACAGAACAGATCCCTCCCCTAGTTAAAAAGGATATAATACATTCTCTCTCCCTTCCTACTCTTCAAAACTGAGCACATCTGCTGAAAACAAGGAATCTACTCATCAGTCCTCATTGAACAAACCTAATAAATAATTGGTACAAATATTAGAGATGTGATTAAGAaggatgattaaaaaaatattaaaaaaaaaaaaaaaaaagaatccatCCATCAGTATCAAAGCAGTGAACTGTTACAAGAGAAGAGAAGCAACGCAAAACACCATCACCAACACATAAATATCCTTGCGGAGTATGAAGAGTCCTTAAAAGTCTATTCCACTGCAGATCATTGACCCCCATTTATCCTTTTATGAGTTTTCTCTAATTGATTGTAGCTGGGAAAAGGAAATCCGGATTATTGACCCAGCAAGTGAACTTGCATGCTTGCACACAACAGCTTCAGTGGCTTGCTCCTCAGTTTCAAACAGAACAAGGGCCTGCTTCTTGCCATTCATCTCAAAGAGTTTGGTATTGACGATGGTGCCATGCTCCTCTAAATGGCTCACTATCTCCTCTTCAGAAATGTCCTGAGGTAGAGTGGAAAGGTGGATCATCTTTGTTGGCGAGCAGCAGTACCTGTAGTTCTTTGCAGCGTTACGGTTAAAGCGGTTGAGATTGGAGTTGACGTACTCATGAGTGTCAGCACCTTGAGTTATGTTTGGATGCTTTGAAAAATTGACTTCCAATCGCTTCCCAAAAAGCATAGCGCCCTGTTCCACATTTGAAAATCATTAAAAATGTCAAGTTCAAAAACTAAAAGAGACGTAAACTAAGAAAGAAGACCAACTATAGTTGGAAAGACAATTAGCATATTGTTATACAATTGGCAGGagcaagttaaaaaaaaaatgcaaataaaGTGGAAAAGAAGATGCAAAGAACATAGATTGATTTCCTAATTCATGGATAATCTGAAACCACAGAAGCAGAGAGAAGCACAAATTTCCACCCAAAGGGACAGCCATTGTTGGTCAATGACTGTTAGAATCCCTCTCTTTGCTTTCATTCTTATTTGATATACTAAAAATCATGGAACACAAATTTTGTAGACCCTTCAAATGGCTGGATAGGGTTTACACTTTAAAATAAGAAGACAGAAGAACCACAGAAGATCAATGAGACAAGAGTTGACACCACAAAAAATGTAAGGAGAATCAACatagtttaaaaaaataaataaataaagccaTGAATGAAAGAACAATTGATTGTTTTTCCCAATGAAGCCCTCTGAATCCTAGAGACTAGACCCGGCCAAAACCGGCCTGAAACCGAAACCATGAAGTTCCAGTTCAGGTTCATTGTGGTGTAAGTTCAACGGTCCAGttttttttcagatttttttaatttttttaaatggaaAAAAGGCAGTTCAGCCTGGAACCATCCAGTTTGGTTCTAGTTCAATTCCAGTCCGGTTCATTTACGGTTCGAGTCAAAGACAGGTTTAGCCAGTTCCTGTTCTGAACGGGCCCTTGGCCACCTCTATCAGAGACTTCTGATTTATCATATTATTGCTTAAACTGACAGAAAGATACAGCTTTATTTCATTTTGGAGAAATGTTGTCAACACTGATTAAagtaaaatgctaagaaaataaattaaaaatttacctaTGAGCAATAATTTCAAGGAGTAGGCACTAAGTACACTAAAAAAACATGCCGAACACATTATCATAGAAAGTATCTTCCAAAATAATCAAAGTAATGTAGTGTGAGAAGCTTTTACGAATAGACCTTCAAAAAATGCACTGCTAATTCAGCCTGAAAACCATCCCCCATCTGAACAAGTGCATGATCTGGTTTATTGCGGAGAAACTTAATCCTCACAATGTTTCCGTAGAGAGAAAACAGGTTAAAAAGCTTATCCTCATCCACTCGCTGAGCACAGGAAAGTTTTTCATTGTGAATACCAGTTAAAGTCCATAAAAACTAAATGATTCACAGAATAACAGAAAGAACAGATCTAACTTACATCGGGATTTAAATTTGATACAAGCACTGTACACCTATCATTTGTCCCACTAATTCCAGGAGGCAAGCCTCCGCCAAAGGCAGCAGCAATTGCAGTTGCATTGGCCATCTAATCAAGAGATGAtcaaataaatcaaaatgtaccACAATTTGAATAGTGTAGAtttaaaacaaattttaaaaactaAAGAAGCTTTTAACAATCATCTTTATGGGGGCAATCACAAATGATCCAGCTATTACATGAAAATTCCCAGCAGTATTCATGAAATCGGTGACAGATGGCACGAAAACAAGATTCCGCAAACAACAGAGAAGTCTGAGGCACCATTTCATGCCTTGCCATTTCCTTTCTTTCAGTTCCAAGTTCAGAAACCAAGAAGACTGAAGATTGGCAACAACAGAACAGTACATACATGGCAAAatgtttctacttaaaaattttggGATATGGATGTAAAATTTCCACAAATTTAGGGGATATGATGTTTCTGCTTACAACAGAAATCCCAGTATCATTCAAAAAATGTGGGGAGAAATGCAACAAGGAATACGGATACGGAGGTGTATAACGTACACCACGTCTGTCATTATACAAATAA
Proteins encoded:
- the LOC110665476 gene encoding protein LIKE COV 2, which codes for MAENKESTSSSLSQGLTRHDSDPDDIPKSPPSSPNSSTRKACYAVLQSWVSKKFMTGCVVLFPVAVTFLVTWCFIQFVDGFFSPIYAKLGIDIFGLGFVTSLLFIFFVGIFASSWMGATVFWLGEWFIKRMPFMKHIYSASKQISAAISPDQNTTAFKEVAIIRHPRHGEYAFGFITSSVVLQREDGDEELCSVYVPTNHLYIGDIFLVNSDEIIRPNLSIREGIEIIVSVGMTMPQLISSIERIPHQSNRIPLSRII
- the LOC110665475 gene encoding protein SLOW WALKER 1, translating into MADQHQQNTTISKAFPVKPKLKPKPRTPSKSPESKYWSSFKSHQIQNLISSIPSIAFSPVPSSHLFAAANSASLTFFSSQTFSPTSSISSFSDVVSSCSFRSDGSLIAASDLSGLVQVFDVKTRTPLRRLRSHTRPARFVKYPVHDKLHLVSGGDDTVVKYWDVAGESVVLDLLGHKDYVRCGDCSPVNAEMFVTGSYDHTVKLWDVRVESKKSVIEVNHGKPIEDVMFLPSGGMIATAGGNTVKIWDLIGGGKMVHSLESHNKTVTSICVGKIMGQENGEETIQYRIMSVGLDGYMKVFDYAKMKVTHSMRFPAPLMSVGVSQDCMARAIGTSNGIIFGGKRKMKENEEKSELRDFLGLGSVEEPQRRILRPTYFRYFHRSQGEKPNEGDYLIMRPKKVKFAEHDKLLKKFRHKEALVSALTGKNPENVVAVMEELVARRKLLKCVSNLDEEELGLLLGFLHKYSTMPRHSGLLMGLTRKVLEMRADDIRGSDALKGHIRNLKRSVEEEIRIQESLQEIQGIISPLLRIAGRR